A section of the Paenibacillus odorifer genome encodes:
- a CDS encoding glycoside hydrolase family 95 protein — MSGFKLWYSTPATSWSQGLPLGNGRIGAVIMAAPHREVWSMSEVTYWSGQKDPDPAPAGGRTALEEARSHFFAGDYDSGDRLAKQYLQPKKQNFGTNLGLCEVVIDFAQDADVKSGGVFRRELELTSAVAGAVYESGETTIHREVFASHADDLLVSRIWSDKPGGVSFTLAIEGGTESFTTEVVDGDTIEFKGQATEKVHSNGKCGVWAKGQLKVSLSGGTIYRGDGRLRVSGANEARIYFGVSTDYRRSNQDWETESYSNLRQALTKGYAQLKEDHIQDYRQEYEKVDIQLGSSGKESLPTDQRIRLLAQDQVEDPHLFALFLQYGRYLTIAGSREDSPLPLHLQGIWNDGEACRMGWSCDYHLDINTQMNYYPTEVVNLGDSHLPLMRYIEDLSQAGRSTARDLYGSKGWVAHVFSNVWGFTAPGWETSWGLNVTGGLWIATHLMEHYEYSQDRVFLERQAYPVLKEAAEFFLDYMTIHPKYGWLVTGPSNSPENSFYPADSSEGAQQLSMGSTMDQVLVQDLFEFCLKSAVLLDTDVELQLKLEEAIAKLPPLQIGKRGQLQEWLEDYEEAQPEHRHLAHLFALYPSNQITPDRTPELSAAARVTLENRMAQEELEDVEFTAALFGLSFARLYDGEKAYKHISHLISGLCFDNLFSFSKSGIGGAECNIFVVDGNFGGTATIAEMLLQSHADEIHLLPALPQAWNTGSVSGLRAKGKVEVDIVWEKGQLTEATLRTYSPGTVTLRWGDQRNTFQAETGGSYYFNSQLELL; from the coding sequence ATGAGCGGTTTTAAATTGTGGTATTCAACCCCTGCAACAAGCTGGTCGCAAGGTTTGCCATTGGGCAACGGAAGAATAGGTGCTGTTATAATGGCGGCGCCGCATCGTGAGGTTTGGAGCATGAGCGAGGTGACCTATTGGTCTGGGCAAAAGGATCCCGACCCTGCTCCTGCCGGAGGTAGAACTGCGCTTGAAGAGGCGCGAAGTCACTTTTTTGCCGGCGATTATGACAGCGGTGATCGTTTAGCCAAACAGTATTTACAGCCTAAAAAACAAAATTTCGGTACGAACCTGGGATTATGCGAGGTTGTTATTGATTTTGCCCAGGATGCGGATGTTAAATCAGGCGGTGTGTTTCGGCGGGAGCTGGAATTGACAAGTGCAGTGGCTGGGGCGGTCTATGAGAGCGGCGAAACAACCATCCATCGAGAGGTCTTCGCTTCACATGCCGATGATCTGTTAGTTTCAAGAATTTGGAGCGATAAGCCTGGAGGTGTATCCTTTACGCTTGCCATCGAAGGTGGGACAGAATCGTTTACGACTGAGGTTGTGGATGGCGACACCATTGAATTCAAGGGGCAAGCTACAGAAAAGGTGCATAGTAATGGTAAATGCGGGGTATGGGCAAAAGGGCAGCTCAAAGTAAGTCTATCCGGCGGTACGATCTACAGGGGGGATGGCCGATTAAGAGTTTCCGGAGCTAATGAGGCCCGGATTTATTTTGGGGTCAGTACCGATTATCGCCGGAGCAACCAGGATTGGGAGACGGAGAGCTACAGCAACCTACGGCAGGCTTTAACCAAAGGTTATGCACAGTTAAAAGAAGATCATATTCAAGATTACCGTCAGGAATATGAAAAGGTGGATATTCAATTGGGAAGCTCCGGGAAAGAAAGTCTGCCTACCGATCAGCGGATTAGGTTGCTGGCACAGGATCAGGTGGAGGACCCTCATTTGTTCGCATTGTTCCTCCAGTATGGCCGCTACCTGACCATTGCCGGATCACGGGAAGATTCACCTCTTCCACTGCACTTGCAGGGAATCTGGAATGACGGTGAGGCTTGTCGTATGGGCTGGAGCTGCGACTATCATCTCGATATTAATACACAGATGAATTATTATCCGACAGAAGTCGTGAACCTTGGGGACAGCCACCTTCCATTGATGCGATATATTGAAGATTTATCTCAGGCGGGAAGATCAACTGCACGCGATTTATATGGCAGCAAAGGATGGGTGGCGCATGTATTCTCTAACGTCTGGGGTTTTACAGCTCCGGGCTGGGAAACCTCATGGGGGCTCAATGTCACAGGCGGATTATGGATTGCAACCCATTTGATGGAGCATTATGAATATAGTCAGGATCGTGTATTTCTAGAGCGCCAGGCATATCCTGTTCTAAAAGAAGCCGCAGAATTCTTCCTCGACTATATGACGATTCATCCGAAATATGGCTGGCTGGTGACGGGGCCTTCGAACTCGCCAGAGAACAGCTTCTATCCCGCAGATAGCAGCGAGGGTGCACAGCAGCTGTCTATGGGCTCGACCATGGATCAAGTGCTCGTGCAGGATCTTTTCGAGTTCTGCCTGAAGTCTGCGGTGTTACTTGATACAGATGTTGAGCTTCAGCTGAAGCTAGAGGAAGCTATCGCTAAGTTACCCCCGCTACAGATTGGCAAAAGAGGTCAGCTGCAGGAGTGGCTTGAAGATTATGAGGAAGCACAACCTGAGCATCGACACTTGGCTCATTTGTTCGCTTTGTATCCAAGCAACCAGATTACACCGGACAGAACACCGGAGTTAAGTGCGGCAGCAAGGGTAACGCTGGAGAACCGGATGGCTCAGGAAGAACTGGAGGATGTAGAATTCACCGCCGCCTTATTCGGCCTTAGTTTTGCCAGACTATATGACGGGGAGAAGGCGTATAAGCATATCTCTCATTTGATTAGCGGATTGTGCTTCGATAATCTGTTCAGTTTCTCCAAATCAGGGATTGGTGGGGCAGAGTGCAATATCTTTGTCGTGGATGGCAACTTTGGCGGGACGGCTACCATTGCAGAGATGCTGCTGCAAAGCCACGCGGATGAAATTCATCTGTTGCCAGCGCTCCCGCAAGCCTGGAATACAGGATCGGTGTCTGGATTACGAGCCAAAGGAAAGGTAGAGGTAGACATAGTTTGGGAGAAGGGGCAGTTGACGGAAGCTACGCTTCGCACCTACTCACCGGGAACGGTGACCCTTCGATGGGGAGATCAGAGAAATACCTTCCAAGCAGAAACAGGAGGAAGCTACTATTTCAACAGCCAATTGGAGCTGTTATAA
- a CDS encoding helix-turn-helix transcriptional regulator, whose product MNKLSEITPYVGAIMPYLYDGSSNEHLRVGNAYAFHLFTDGPGEMEIDGIRYPIERRTLVFLRPGQPHAFHISPSHPLSSYNVYFDLWDKQSPMSTNLSFIHAPEPLRLEKKATEVPCAELNELPCVFPLAKYPQLYDSLVMIAKIYNEAIFYRNEAVHSLLYGWILSWYNALHQHQPSDYRIVRLLEYLNTHPERGKSIEDWAHLCGLKRTYFHELFLRETGMTPRAYHHNLVMRRAAGLLLESELSVTAIAEKLGYPSIHPFSRHFSACYGINPTQYRLNPLSRIQI is encoded by the coding sequence ATGAACAAACTATCTGAAATCACACCGTATGTTGGAGCAATCATGCCTTATCTGTACGACGGCAGTAGCAATGAGCATCTGCGCGTCGGCAATGCCTACGCTTTTCATCTATTTACCGATGGCCCCGGTGAGATGGAAATCGACGGAATTCGTTATCCGATTGAGCGTAGAACACTGGTGTTTCTCCGTCCCGGCCAGCCACATGCCTTTCATATTTCCCCTTCTCATCCACTCTCGTCCTACAATGTCTATTTTGATTTGTGGGACAAGCAGTCGCCTATGTCTACTAATCTTTCTTTTATCCATGCGCCTGAACCCTTAAGGCTTGAGAAAAAGGCCACCGAAGTCCCCTGCGCCGAGCTGAACGAATTGCCTTGCGTCTTCCCGCTAGCTAAATATCCACAGCTATACGATAGTCTTGTGATGATTGCCAAAATATACAATGAAGCGATATTCTACCGGAATGAAGCGGTCCATAGCTTGTTATACGGTTGGATATTAAGCTGGTATAATGCCCTCCATCAGCATCAGCCAAGCGATTATCGGATTGTCCGCCTGTTGGAGTATTTGAACACTCATCCCGAACGTGGTAAATCTATCGAAGACTGGGCACATCTCTGCGGACTCAAGCGAACCTATTTTCATGAGCTGTTTCTGCGAGAAACCGGGATGACGCCGCGCGCTTATCATCATAATCTCGTTATGCGACGGGCGGCAGGTCTGCTTCTGGAGAGCGAGCTAAGTGTTACTGCCATTGCTGAGAAATTAGGCTATCCTTCGATCCATCCCTTTTCCAGACATTTCAGTGCCTGTTACGGCATAAATCCCACACAATACCGCCTTAATCCGCTAAGCCGAATACAAATATAG
- a CDS encoding alpha-galactosidase, with protein sequence MLTDSNTTVNVNTDTTSLIRVTNGLVNLEIDLGTGESSVVGGTFAHVKGIRSAFRWQGREYNTEHYQSHVLKLQEEVVREGFGKGVHLVIVHETSLLPQLEQHFYIYESSSYVLMQSAIASDEDIKANRMAVIQSKSVSLGGESGQPDEPSILRVPYDNDKWVRYTVVKPPMDTESYEVTAVFAPDSRRGIIMGSITHKVWKTGIRIKSERSGQIEELDLYGGAVSELTRDFQPHGYVKGKRVESPLVFVGFYDDYREGLEAYGRANTWIEAPLAWEGGVPVGWNSWSAAMAELDYDLYTSTSEFLKKEVQPLGFQNEDTLYINFDAFWDNFTAEEMKNALELVRKNGHRPGTYWTPFAFWGSPSQFGDVVEGTNGKYTYGDILLRDSEGEILPDVDGGLAIDPTHPGNLQRMDWYTNKFISEGFEYIKLDFLAHGALEGQHHNPEITTGIAAYHYGMSYLQNKLSLEVIGRPFFINLSIAPLFPYAFAHSRRVSCDVFGTLQDTEYMLNSLTHGWWMSDSLYRYNDPDHSVLYKSHNQEATGWHEGRSRLTASVIAGTVLLLGDDFRKEEAAARAKAWLSNKDIMDVARLGKTFRPIEGDLGKQSCDTFVLESAEENAFYIAVFNYDAVKSTPRSISLERAGLNAQGAYQLLDLWEGVKGETSGELEVTLEPAESKIFKLTAK encoded by the coding sequence ATGCTAACTGACAGTAATACAACCGTAAACGTGAATACAGACACAACGTCTCTTATCCGTGTAACCAATGGCCTGGTGAATCTGGAGATTGATCTCGGAACAGGTGAGTCATCCGTTGTCGGCGGGACTTTTGCACATGTAAAGGGGATTCGCAGCGCCTTTCGCTGGCAGGGCCGGGAATATAATACTGAGCACTATCAGAGCCACGTGCTGAAGTTGCAGGAAGAGGTTGTTCGTGAAGGTTTTGGCAAAGGTGTTCATCTAGTGATTGTGCATGAAACATCCCTGCTGCCACAGCTGGAGCAGCATTTTTATATTTATGAGTCGTCCTCATATGTGCTGATGCAAAGTGCGATCGCAAGCGATGAGGATATCAAAGCGAACCGCATGGCGGTCATTCAGAGCAAATCGGTATCACTCGGCGGCGAGTCAGGTCAACCGGATGAACCAAGCATCCTGCGTGTGCCTTACGACAACGATAAATGGGTCAGATATACAGTGGTGAAGCCACCTATGGATACAGAGAGCTACGAGGTAACAGCAGTGTTCGCGCCGGATAGCCGGCGAGGGATTATCATGGGTTCCATAACTCATAAGGTGTGGAAAACGGGTATCCGTATCAAAAGCGAGCGAAGCGGCCAGATCGAGGAGCTGGATCTTTACGGTGGGGCTGTGAGTGAATTAACCCGCGACTTTCAGCCGCACGGTTATGTAAAAGGCAAAAGAGTGGAGTCACCGCTCGTATTCGTAGGTTTTTATGACGATTACAGAGAAGGTCTTGAAGCTTACGGCCGGGCCAATACATGGATTGAAGCTCCGCTGGCTTGGGAGGGTGGCGTTCCTGTTGGCTGGAATAGCTGGTCTGCCGCAATGGCTGAACTCGATTATGATTTGTATACGTCGACCAGTGAGTTTTTGAAAAAAGAAGTGCAGCCGTTAGGATTCCAGAATGAGGATACGCTGTACATCAACTTTGACGCTTTTTGGGATAATTTCACAGCAGAAGAGATGAAAAATGCACTTGAGCTAGTGCGGAAGAATGGTCATAGACCGGGAACCTACTGGACCCCTTTCGCTTTCTGGGGAAGTCCTTCTCAGTTCGGAGATGTCGTGGAGGGTACGAACGGTAAATACACCTATGGCGATATCCTGCTTCGGGACAGCGAAGGAGAGATTCTGCCGGATGTTGATGGAGGGCTAGCCATTGACCCCACACATCCGGGGAACCTGCAAAGAATGGATTGGTATACAAATAAATTCATCTCGGAAGGATTCGAGTATATCAAGCTGGATTTCTTAGCACATGGCGCACTGGAAGGGCAGCATCACAATCCGGAGATTACGACGGGCATTGCGGCGTATCACTACGGTATGTCCTACTTGCAGAACAAGCTGTCTCTAGAGGTAATTGGTCGACCGTTCTTTATTAATCTGTCCATCGCACCGTTGTTCCCTTATGCATTTGCACATAGCCGGCGTGTCTCTTGTGATGTTTTTGGCACGCTGCAGGATACAGAATACATGCTCAACTCTTTAACCCATGGCTGGTGGATGAGCGATTCATTGTACCGTTACAATGATCCTGACCATTCCGTACTGTACAAGAGCCATAACCAGGAAGCCACGGGCTGGCATGAAGGTCGCAGCCGGCTAACCGCTTCGGTGATCGCGGGAACGGTGCTGCTGCTAGGGGATGACTTCCGAAAAGAGGAAGCCGCCGCCCGGGCCAAAGCTTGGCTGAGCAATAAGGACATTATGGATGTTGCTCGTCTTGGCAAAACCTTCAGACCGATAGAAGGGGACCTCGGCAAGCAATCCTGTGATACTTTTGTGCTCGAATCTGCAGAAGAAAATGCTTTTTATATAGCCGTCTTCAATTACGATGCCGTGAAATCCACTCCTAGATCTATCTCATTAGAACGTGCAGGGCTGAATGCTCAAGGTGCTTACCAGCTGCTGGACCTATGGGAAGGTGTAAAAGGGGAAACCTCAGGAGAGCTGGAAGTTACGCTTGAACCCGCAGAATCTAAAATCTTCAAATTGACAGCAAAATAA